The following proteins come from a genomic window of Nitrospinota bacterium:
- the lspA gene encoding signal peptidase II, whose amino-acid sequence MKKKYLFVLIVLGITFLDQITKVYIERTIGLYQNIEIIENIFSITHIRNKGVAFGLLSNNDSIFALSFFIIATLLAMTAIIFLYKNLPERKYIPQIGLSMIFAGAVGNLIDRIRLGEVIDFLDFHWYEYHWPSFNIADSSITVGVIIFILTLMYSR is encoded by the coding sequence TTGAAAAAAAAATATCTATTTGTTCTCATTGTTCTTGGAATTACCTTTTTAGACCAGATAACCAAGGTCTATATTGAGAGAACAATCGGTTTATATCAGAACATTGAGATTATAGAAAATATATTTTCCATAACCCATATCAGAAATAAGGGTGTTGCCTTTGGACTTTTGTCCAATAATGATTCTATTTTTGCCCTTTCCTTTTTTATCATTGCAACTCTACTTGCCATGACGGCTATAATCTTTTTGTATAAAAACTTACCCGAGAGAAAATATATTCCCCAGATTGGACTATCGATGATATTTGCTGGGGCTGTTGGGAATCTTATAGACAGGATAAGATTAGGAGAAGTAATAGATTTTCTCGATTTCCACTGGTATGAATATCACTGGCCTTCCTTTAATATTGCTGATTCTAGCATTACTGTTGGGGTTATTATCTTTATTCTAACTTTAATGTACTCAAGATAA
- a CDS encoding RluA family pseudouridine synthase → MRKLYHFCVNKDEYGLRVDSFLKEKDLSLSRSYIKKLILSGSIKVNKKKRKPHYILKEGDSIEVVIPPPKPLDIKGEDIPLNIVYEDKFLIIVNKPPRMVVHPAPGNYSGTLVNALMHYCKDLSGIGGIERPGILHRLDKDTSGLLLIAKDDLTHEALSQQLKKRTIKKAYLVLVKGAVKDNNGLVETFIGRDPAHRKKMAVLKDRGRIAISEYRVIERFIGFTLLEIMMKTGRTHQIRVHMAYIRHPVLGDSVYGRKLTISKDRSQFKMALSGLKRQALHAYKLGFTHPRKKKYMEFEIPLPEDIKRVVDVLREEKINNA, encoded by the coding sequence ATGAGAAAGCTTTATCACTTTTGTGTTAATAAAGATGAATATGGTTTACGTGTTGATAGTTTTCTGAAAGAAAAAGACCTATCTTTGTCTAGAAGCTATATCAAAAAATTAATCTTATCAGGCTCAATCAAAGTTAATAAAAAAAAAAGAAAACCCCATTATATCCTCAAAGAGGGAGATAGCATTGAAGTAGTGATTCCTCCTCCCAAGCCTTTAGATATAAAAGGGGAGGATATCCCTCTCAATATTGTTTATGAGGATAAATTTCTCATTATAGTCAATAAACCTCCAAGGATGGTTGTCCATCCAGCTCCAGGCAACTACTCCGGGACTTTGGTAAATGCATTAATGCATTACTGCAAAGACCTGTCAGGAATAGGAGGAATTGAAAGACCTGGGATTCTTCACAGATTAGACAAGGACACTTCAGGGCTCTTATTAATAGCAAAGGATGACTTGACTCACGAAGCGCTATCACAACAGCTAAAAAAAAGGACCATAAAAAAAGCCTACTTGGTTCTTGTTAAGGGAGCAGTTAAAGATAATAACGGCCTGGTAGAAACTTTCATTGGAAGAGACCCTGCCCATAGAAAAAAAATGGCTGTTCTGAAAGATAGGGGAAGAATAGCAATATCAGAATACAGAGTCATAGAGAGATTTATAGGATTTACACTCTTAGAAATTATGATGAAGACAGGAAGAACCCACCAGATAAGGGTTCACATGGCGTATATCAGACATCCTGTATTAGGAGATAGTGTTTATGGAAGGAAGTTGACCATTAGCAAAGATAGAAGCCAATTTAAAATGGCACTTTCAGGATTAAAAAGACAGGCCCTGCATGCATATAAACTAGGATTTACTCACCCAAGAAAGAAGAAATATATGGAATTCGAGATACCCCTTCCTGAGGATATAAAAAGAGTAGTTGATGTTTTAAGAGAGGAAAAAATAAATAACGCATAA
- the ileS gene encoding isoleucine--tRNA ligase has translation MEIKDTLNLPKTDFPMKANLSKKEVDRLKKWSEQKIYHLIREKFQECPKYILHDGPPYANGHIHIGTALNKILKDIVVKIKTMEGYNAVFIPGWDCHGLPIEHQVMQEIGKRGENLSKNQIRKLCRNFADKYINIQRDEFKRLGVFGDWDNPYLTMSYEYEATIIRELGKFIRNGGVYKGLKPVYWCTSCETALAEAEVEYFDHKSPSIFVKFPLIFPLPERIQKLQQFENINIVIWTTTPWTLPANLAVCLHPDFEYCAVNVNEEILIIAKELLTNVMMVLGIDRYQIIEIFSGEELEGIRLMHPFMDRESPVILGEHVTLEQGTGCVHTAPGHGQEDYEIGLRYGLDVYNPVDSKGRFVPDLKFFGGMEVWKANRPINDKLKKEGYLLKEDEVSHSYPHCWRCKNPIIFRATSQWFISMEKNNLRKKALEKIRGVEWIPSWGEERIYSMIEDRPDWCISRQRAWGVPITVFHCKNCGEILASQEISEHIAKLVEKSGADVWFERNEKELIPEGSRCPSCNHEEFNKEEDILDVWFDSGVSHAAVLKNKRDLEWPADMYLEGSDQHRGWFHSSLLASVGTEGEAPYESVLTHGYVVDGEGKKMSKSAGNVIAPDQVIDKYGAEILRLWVSSENYREDIRISDEILMRLSEAYRRIRNTCRYILGNLYDFDPKSHMVSYNELPHLDRLMLHRLQKLIDRIRKAYASYEFHVFFHAFHNFCTVDLSAFYLDILKDRLYTSRKKSKERRAAQTTIYEILLRMLQLMAPVLSFTAEEVWEYLPSFDDKERSIHLSRFPDVNQDYIDNELEKRWELILDVRGEIYKVLEIARKDKLIGHSLDACVDLYVPPHILQQIKDYSEELTSICIVSCLNMNEDKNFPKDIFMSDLIKGLGVSVSPSKGKKCERCWIISETVGKEKDYPTICERCISNIK, from the coding sequence ATGGAAATTAAAGATACACTAAATTTACCCAAGACAGATTTTCCCATGAAGGCCAACCTTTCTAAAAAAGAGGTAGATAGGCTCAAGAAATGGTCTGAACAGAAGATCTATCACCTTATAAGAGAAAAATTCCAAGAGTGCCCTAAATATATCTTACATGATGGGCCTCCTTATGCTAATGGACATATCCATATTGGCACTGCCCTTAACAAGATTTTAAAGGATATTGTAGTCAAGATAAAGACCATGGAAGGGTATAATGCTGTTTTTATTCCTGGTTGGGACTGTCATGGTCTTCCTATAGAGCATCAGGTCATGCAGGAGATAGGAAAAAGAGGAGAAAATCTTTCAAAGAACCAGATAAGAAAGTTGTGTAGGAACTTTGCTGATAAATATATTAATATCCAGAGAGATGAGTTTAAAAGATTAGGGGTGTTTGGTGACTGGGATAATCCTTATCTTACAATGAGTTATGAATATGAAGCCACCATTATCAGGGAGCTTGGGAAATTTATACGCAATGGAGGGGTTTATAAGGGATTAAAACCTGTATACTGGTGCACTAGCTGTGAAACAGCACTAGCAGAGGCAGAAGTAGAGTATTTTGACCATAAATCTCCTTCAATCTTTGTAAAGTTCCCCTTGATTTTTCCTCTACCTGAAAGAATTCAAAAGCTACAGCAGTTTGAGAATATAAATATTGTTATCTGGACAACAACACCATGGACGCTTCCTGCAAATCTTGCTGTATGTCTCCATCCAGACTTTGAGTACTGTGCTGTAAATGTTAACGAAGAGATATTGATTATAGCTAAGGAGCTCCTTACAAATGTTATGATGGTATTAGGAATAGATCGCTACCAGATTATTGAGATATTTTCTGGTGAGGAATTGGAGGGTATAAGATTAATGCACCCCTTTATGGATAGAGAATCTCCTGTTATTCTGGGTGAACATGTTACTCTAGAGCAGGGTACTGGTTGCGTTCATACAGCTCCGGGTCATGGTCAAGAGGATTATGAAATCGGGTTACGATATGGTCTTGATGTCTATAATCCAGTAGATTCTAAGGGAAGATTTGTTCCTGACCTGAAATTTTTTGGTGGTATGGAGGTCTGGAAGGCCAATCGTCCAATAAATGATAAGCTTAAAAAAGAAGGCTATCTCTTAAAAGAAGATGAAGTGAGTCATTCCTATCCTCACTGCTGGAGGTGCAAGAATCCTATTATTTTCAGGGCCACTTCACAATGGTTTATCTCTATGGAAAAGAACAACCTGAGGAAAAAGGCTCTTGAAAAGATAAGAGGGGTTGAGTGGATTCCGTCTTGGGGAGAAGAAAGGATATACAGTATGATAGAAGACCGGCCTGATTGGTGTATATCCAGACAGAGGGCATGGGGTGTTCCTATAACTGTTTTTCATTGCAAAAATTGCGGTGAGATCTTGGCTTCTCAAGAAATATCTGAGCATATAGCAAAGTTAGTGGAGAAGTCTGGTGCGGATGTCTGGTTTGAAAGGAATGAGAAAGAACTCATTCCTGAAGGTTCTCGATGTCCATCATGTAATCATGAGGAATTTAATAAGGAAGAGGATATTCTGGATGTATGGTTTGACTCAGGGGTAAGTCATGCTGCAGTATTGAAAAACAAGAGAGATTTGGAGTGGCCTGCTGATATGTATTTAGAGGGAAGCGACCAGCACAGAGGTTGGTTTCATAGCTCTCTTTTAGCTTCTGTAGGCACAGAGGGAGAAGCTCCTTACGAATCTGTTCTGACACATGGATATGTGGTTGATGGAGAGGGAAAGAAGATGTCAAAGTCTGCTGGGAATGTGATTGCCCCAGACCAGGTAATCGATAAATATGGTGCTGAGATACTGCGTCTCTGGGTTTCTTCAGAGAACTACAGAGAGGATATCAGAATCTCTGATGAAATACTTATGAGGCTGAGCGAGGCCTATCGAAGGATCAGAAACACATGCAGATATATTCTGGGAAACCTTTATGACTTTGATCCCAAATCTCATATGGTTTCTTATAATGAACTTCCTCATCTGGATAGGTTAATGCTACACAGGCTTCAAAAACTGATCGATAGAATCAGAAAAGCATATGCATCATATGAGTTTCATGTTTTTTTTCATGCCTTTCATAATTTCTGTACTGTAGATCTCAGCGCCTTCTATCTGGATATATTAAAGGACAGGCTTTATACATCAAGAAAAAAGTCCAAAGAGAGGAGAGCGGCCCAGACAACCATATATGAGATACTCCTAAGAATGTTACAATTAATGGCTCCTGTACTAAGCTTTACTGCAGAAGAGGTCTGGGAATATCTACCGTCATTTGATGATAAAGAAAGGTCTATACATTTATCGAGATTTCCTGATGTCAATCAGGATTATATAGATAATGAATTAGAGAAACGATGGGAGCTTATTTTAGATGTGAGAGGAGAGATATACAAGGTATTAGAGATTGCGAGGAAAGACAAATTAATCGGACACTCTTTGGACGCCTGTGTTGATCTTTATGTTCCTCCTCATATCTTACAGCAGATTAAGGATTATTCAGAAGAATTGACGTCAATCTGTATCGTTTCATGTCTGAATATGAATGAAGATAAGAATTTTCCTAAAGATATCTTCATGAGTGATCTTATAAAAGGTTTGGGTGTTTCCGTTTCTCCTTCCAAGGGTAAAAAGTGTGAGAGGTGCTGGATTATTAGCGAGACGGTAGGGAAGGAAAAAGATTATCCCACGATATGCGAAAGATGTATTTCGAACATCAAATAG